In a single window of the Arachis hypogaea cultivar Tifrunner chromosome 6, arahy.Tifrunner.gnm2.J5K5, whole genome shotgun sequence genome:
- the LOC140173628 gene encoding protein FAR1-RELATED SEQUENCE 4-like — protein MGGKSPKAVITDRDLTMRDAIKNVLPDATHRLCGWHLQRNACENIKNPNFLRDFKGLIYDNNDHRDFDRRWAVILDKYNLVGSTWMEKTYETRAMWSHCFLRDKFFGYIRTMSQCEGINSLIRFYVNRKNTLIDFMHNPGYGLKEV, from the coding sequence ATGGGTGGGAAAAGTCCTAAAGCCGTAATAACAGACAGAGACCTTACCATGCGAGATGCAATCAAGAATGTTCTTCCTGATGCGACCCATCGGTTATGCGGATGGCATCTGCAGAGAAATGCATGTGAAAATATAAAGAATCCGAATTTCCTGCGCGATTTTAAGGGTCTTATATATGACAACAACGACCACAGAGACTTTGATCGGAGATGGGCAGTGATTTTGGATAAGTACAACCTTGTTGGGAGTACCTGGATGGAAAAGACGTACGAAACTCGTGCGATGTGGTCCCATTGTTTCCTCCGGGATAAATTTTTCGGTTACATAAGGACGATGTCACAGTGCGAAGGTATAAATTCTCTCATCAGGTTTTATGTTAATCGCAAGAACACCCTCATTGACTTCATGCACAACCCTGGATATGGCCTTAAAGAAGTATAG